The window ACTACGTATTGATAAATGGCTCTGGGCTGCGCGTTTTTACAAAACGCGCTCGTTGGCGGCTACGGAAATCGGCAAAGGCCGCGTGCTGATCAACGACCAGCCGGTCAAGCCGGCCCGTGAAGTGAGCCTGGGAGATCAGGTTGCGGTTCGGCGTGATCAAACCACCATCACGGTTCAGGTACTGGCCTTATCTGCTGTCCGCGGACCGGCGCCCGTGGCACGCACGCTTTATGAAGAGACTGAAGCCAGTCGCCTGGCGCGCGAGGCTGCGCAGGAACAGCGGCGGCTGGCCAGCGAACCTGCTCTTGGGTTTGAGCATGGTCGTCCTACCAAGCGGGATCGCCGCCAGCTGGATCTGGTGAAAAAGGGGGGCGACTGGTAAGTGGTGCTCAATATAGCCTGGGAAATTGGCCTGCACAATGAAATCAGATTGTAATAAGGGGTTAAACACGCGTGCCTACACCTATCAATTTGTTGCAGATGATTTTACAATCGTGTTCAATTCATTGACACTCAGCCTTTACAACGGGAATTTTCTCAGGTTGTTCAGGTTACACACCTAAAAAAACCGAGGAGTACAGACATGTTGTTTGATACAAAAGCAAGCCGGCTTGCACTGTCGGCACTCTGCGTCAGTGTGGCGCTGGCGCTGGGCGTCTCGCAGGTCACGGCGCAGGAGGTGCCTGCTGCCGCGAGCACCGTCAATCTGCCCGCACCGCCTACCATCAAGTATGACTATGACATGGATATCTTCCATCCGGTCAGCGCTACAAATGGCATGGTGGCGTCTGAACAGCGGCTGGCTTCCGAAATCGGACTGGAAATCCTCAAAAAAGGCGGTAATGCGATAGACGCGGCGGTGGCCGTGGGCTTTGCCCTGGCCGTGGCATTACCCAATGCGGGCAATCTGGGTGGTGGCGGATTCATGATGGTGCACGAGGCGAAATCGGGCAAAACCATTGCGCTTGATTTTCGTGAAATGGCCCCTGCCAAGGCCGGCCGTGACATGTATCTGGACGATAAGGGTCAGGTCATCAACAATAAATCGCTGTATACCCACTTCGCTGTTGGCGTCCCGGGTACCGTCAAGGGTATGGAACACGCCCTGAAAAAATGGGGCACCCTGCCGCTGGCCGATGTGATCCAGCCAGCCATTGCCCTGGCCGAGAAAGGCTATCCGGTCAGCCCAACGCTGGCCGAAGCGCTGGCGGTTGAAAAAGACAATCTGGGCAAGTGGGACACCACCAAGGCCATTTTCTTCAAGGATGATGAGCCGCTCAAAGCGGGCGACCCACTGGTCATGAAAGATCTGGCGGCCTCCATGAAACTGATTGCCGAGCAGGGCAGCGATGCGTTTTATAAAGGGGCCATTGCCGAGCAA of the Advenella mimigardefordensis DPN7 genome contains:
- a CDS encoding RNA-binding S4 domain-containing protein; the encoded protein is MEKLRIDKWLWAARFYKTRSLAATEIGKGRVLINDQPVKPAREVSLGDQVAVRRDQTTITVQVLALSAVRGPAPVARTLYEETEASRLAREAAQEQRRLASEPALGFEHGRPTKRDRRQLDLVKKGGDW